A segment of the Pirellulales bacterium genome:
GCCACGCTGCGGATCGCGTCCTTAACCGTGGGAGATTCGTCGAACTCGAAGCGGACGGTCACGTCCTTTGGCACGGCGTCTTTGAATATCTGCAACGACTTGTACACGTCTGCAGCCACGGTCAATGTCGACGCCGTGTCTTTCTTGATGATGGGCAGGTAGACCGACTTCTTGCCGTCGACCAGTGCATAACCGTAGTTGACGTCGGTCGAGTCTTCGATCGTCGAGACGTCGCGGACATACAGATTCTGTCCCAATCGAAGCGGAATCTTGCCAATTTCCTGGATATCGTCGACCAGTGCGTTGTTGGGCACCAGCGGCATCTGGTCCTTGATATACAAGTTGCCGGCGGGCACGATCGTGTTACCCGCCATCAACGAGTTGACGACATCCTGCGGCGTCAGGTTGTAACTCTGCAACTTTTGTGGATCGATGTTTACCAGAATCGTGCGCACGTTTGGGCCGAACGGCGCCGTGGCCACAGTTCCCGGCACATTCGATTGCACCAGCGGACGAATCACGTTCATCGCGATATCGCCGACGAGCCCTAGTGGGGTCGTCTCGCTGGTTAGTACCAGGTAGCCGACCGGCACACTTCCTTCGTCCATGCGCATGATCATTGGCGGCAGCGTGCCGGGGGGCATGCGCGACATGGCGCGATTGGCCATGGCCACGACTTCGCCTTCGGCCGCTCCCATGTCCGTGCCGGGAAAGAACGACATCTTCACCAGCGCGACCTGCTGAATGCTGTGCGATTCGATCGCCTTGATGCCGTCCACATACTGGAAGAGCAGTTCGAACTGGTTGACGATCAACCCTTCCATCTGGGCGGGGCTCATACCGCCGTACTGCAAGAAGACGTAAATCCGCGGCTCGTTCAGCGGCGGAAAAATATCGACGCGCATTCGGCTCAGGGCCATCGTGCCGCCGCATACCAGGCCCACCACCAGCATCAGGGTACTGATGGGATGCTTCATGGCGAAGAAGACGGGATTCACGCGGCGGACCTTTCTCGAGCGGCAGGAGTCGAATACGTCGAAGCGGCAGTCGGCAGGAGCCAGTTAAATCGCCGCGCAGCGAGGCTGGTAAACTCGCGCGCGCAGGCATCGCTATCATCCGGTCACTGGCATGATCCGGATTCAAATCTCAAGATGCCAGCACGAATCCCTGCCGCAGAGCAGCCTTAGGAACGTACCACTCAGGATGTGAGGATGCGGAAAGCTGCGAAAACAGTTGCCGACCGTGCGGGTTCAAACGCCTGTAGGCCGCCGCTACCACCGGCTCATGCGGAACCGACGGCAAGTCCGATTCCAACATCACAGACCGAATAATCGCGCCCCGTGCGCGCCCCCCTCGTTTCATGATGGTCGTCCTGACCTTTGGGCCAACCGAGCACGTCGCAAATCTGGCGAGGCACCCGCCCGCAGATTAACGACAGCGTGCGTTACCTGTACGTGCCGAGCTTGTTTGGCTCTTTTAGTATTCACCCGTAAGGAACTCGCGATGGCCCAGGCCGCCTCGGCAATTCACGAGGCGCGGCCAGCCTGTTGTCCGGCATTTCCTTGTCGAAAGCTCGGACGGTGGTGCTGCGCTATGATCGTCCTGGCATTAGCCATGGTCACTTGCGATGCTGCGCGCGTTTCGGGCCAGGTCGTTAGCTTGGCCCAACGCCCGGCGCCCCCCGAAGCGATAGCGGCGCCACCCCCCGCCCAGTCCGCCACAGGCCCCGGTCCGACGCGTTTGCCCAGTCCGTCCCAAAGCATGGTCGGCCCGCCCGTGGGGGCAATGTCGATACCGGCGAATCCTCCGCCGCGCCCGGCTGATGTGATGACCGGCCCGCTGCTTTCGGATCGTGGCCCCGCTAAAGTCCTTCCACCCGGCGAACCTGCCCCATCAGATCGACCGCTGCCGATCAATCTTGCAACGGCGTTGCGGCTCTCGAACGGGCGCCCGCTGTTGATCGCCGCGGCACAAGCGCGCGTGCAGATCGCGGCGGCACAAGCGGAAAAGGCAAATGTCCTCTGGCTGCCGAACCTTGACGCGGGTAGCGCTTACATTCGCCACACCGGCGGCATTCAGAACACGAATGGTAACCTGCTTGTCGACAGCACGAACTCCTTCATCGCCGGCGGCGGTGCTGTGCTGCGTGTCGGAACGGCGGACGCTTATTTCGAGCCGCTGGCGGCGCGCCAGGTGCTGGTTGCGCGGCGCATCGATACGCAAACGGCCCGCAACGAGGCGCTCGAAATCACGGCCGAATCGTACTTCAACGTGCAGATGGCGCGTGGCACGTACTCGGCAATGACCGATGCCACGACCAAGGCCGATGACGTCGTCCGCCGGGTCGAGTCTTTAGCTCGCGGCCTGGTGGCGCCGGACGAGATCGAGCGTGCGCGGACTTTAAAGGCTGAGCTAGAGCAGTCAACCCAAATCGCGCGCCAACAATGGCGGGTGTCGAGTGCTAATTTGACGCGCGTTTTGCGGCTCGATCCTGCGGCCGTGATTGTGCCACTCGAGCCCGATCATTTGCAGGTCACGCTGATCGAGCCAAGCTGGATGGTGGATGACCTGATCGTGGTTGGGTTGATGAACCGGCCCGAGCTGGCCTCGAGTCGTGCCATCGTCCGCGCGAATATTATTCGACTGCAACGCGAAAGACTACGTCCGCTGATGCCCAGCTTGCTGGTGACAGGCAACGGTACGCCGGACTTTTACTTTCAGGGGGGCATTTACGCGACCGGCACTAACGGCAGCTTGAACCAATGGGCCGGCCGTGGTGATGTTGCCGCGCAGGCTGTATGGCAGCTCGACAACCTGGGCTTCGGCTATCAGGCAAAGGTTCGCGAACAGCGTGGCGAAACCGAGCTGGCCAATATCGAGCTCTTTAACACACAGGATCATGTGGCCGCCGAGGTGGCCCAGGCCAAGGCCGACGTCGACTCGGCAACCATGCGCGTTGTGCAGGCCGAGACCGGCCTGAAGCAAGGGCTCGAATCCTATCGCGGAAACTTGATCGGACTGGGGCAGACGCAGCGTTTCAACGATATTCTGACGCTCGTGAATCGGCCACAGGAAGTCGTGGCCTCGCTGCAGCAATTGCAACAGGCATACGTCAACTACTATCGCACCGTGGCCGATTTCAACCGCGCACAGTTCCGTCTGTTCTACGCGCTCGGCTTTCCGGCCGAGGCTTTGGCCTGCCGCAGGCCGCCAGGCCCTATCGAGCCGGTGGACACCTATCGCGGACCGGCCCTGCCGAACGTGCGTGGGCAGTAGGTCGGGGCAGTCGCGAACTGTTCTCGACCAGAAATCTCTCGATCACCATCAACTTGTGCGATCGTCTTTCTTGCGTCGCCGCGCGAATAACGCCCCACTACCGAGTGCGAACAGTGCGAGGGTCGAAGGCTCAGGCACCTGCGTCGCCGTCCAGGCGAGCCCGAATTCTTCGCTCGCGCCGCTGCCGCTGGCGCGCGTCACACGAATGTTGTAATCGCCGGCCGCGACGTTCGTAAGGAACAACGCCTGCACATCATCGACCGTGCTCAGCGAATCGGCGATCAGTTGCCCGTCTCGATAGACGTAAAGATTCAAATGAGCCAGCGGCGCGAGAATGGGAAACGCATCCGACGAATCGATCAGGCCGTTATGGTTTAGGTCAGTCCAGCCAACGTGACGCATCCAGTCGAGCGTCGTCGAAAGGCTGCTGCCGGCTTGCAGTTCTCCCAGGTGACAGTCGAGCGTCGTGGTGCCGACATTGTCTAGATCCCACCCGGCGCTTGGCACGTTTCCCGGACCGTGCTGTCCGGCGATGTATTCTTTGGCGAATTGCAAGCCATCCACCTGGCCCGCGCCCGCCGAGGCTTGCAGTGGGCTGGTCACCGTCAGAACGCCCGCCGATGTACTGGCCGCCTGGGGTGCCCAAGCATTGCCGCTGCGGTCGAGGACTTTTTCGGCCGTGTTTATCAGTGCCGCCTTCAGCACCAATGGGTCGGTCGACAGGTCATTGGCTTGCCCGTAGCCGATGGCTGCGGTCAGCACACCAGCGACATTCGGCGCCGCGAAGCTCGTCCCGCTCCACAGACTGTAACCGGTCGTGTGCTCTTGCGCTGTGGAAACGAGGTCGCCCGGCGCCGAAATATCCGGCTTGTCGCGACCGTCGGTCGTGGGGCCGTATGAGCTGCTCGATACGATCTGGCTCCAGCCAGACGCCTTCGAGGTCGAGCCGACGCTGAAGACGTTGAAGGCATCTCCCGGTCCCTGCGGCAAGGGATTGGATGAAATTCCGGCATTGCCGGCGGACACCGTGATCGGGATGCGCAGACCGTAGCTGATATAGTCGGCCATCTCGGACAAGCGGCTATTGCCCGACGTATTGGAATTGAAATAGCCCAGGCTGAGATTGATGATGTCCGCGCCATTTGCCACCGCGAAACCCATTCCGTTCACGACCCAGGCAT
Coding sequences within it:
- a CDS encoding S8 family serine peptidase, yielding MIPCVALGLMLANRLDAAGLDTKRINGDDAATLLGTGTGVIVGIVDSGVDVNHPALSGTVSGGQPRLVAEANFVTTEPTNTGDDVYGHGTAVAAQIMSRNSSHLAVATDARYVDARVLDSTNSFSSDAWVVNGMGFAVANGADIINLSLGYFNSNTSGNSRLSEMADYISYGLRIPITVSAGNAGISSNPLPQGPGDAFNVFSVGSTSKASGWSQIVSSSSYGPTTDGRDKPDISAPGDLVSTAQEHTTGYSLWSGTSFAAPNVAGVLTAAIGYGQANDLSTDPLVLKAALINTAEKVLDRSGNAWAPQAASTSAGVLTVTSPLQASAGAGQVDGLQFAKEYIAGQHGPGNVPSAGWDLDNVGTTTLDCHLGELQAGSSLSTTLDWMRHVGWTDLNHNGLIDSSDAFPILAPLAHLNLYVYRDGQLIADSLSTVDDVQALFLTNVAAGDYNIRVTRASGSGASEEFGLAWTATQVPEPSTLALFALGSGALFARRRKKDDRTS